A single region of the Cucumis melo cultivar AY chromosome 3, USDA_Cmelo_AY_1.0, whole genome shotgun sequence genome encodes:
- the LOC103488418 gene encoding uncharacterized protein LOC103488418 — MAAFALSNYTLFSPRPSSPFLSSSSKTLDSTSPFHQPLPLLHNPRHRSRLCDPLFSFSPTSSSSPLTRSFAPCLSAHSSVANVNNEEDDGKAVEKDGYKFDGSSLQTLIEVYREAFLDGDQKTVSEVEARIKIIGREKDELSRKLSNILTEMTSGKEKYIRLQADFDNFRKRSEKEQHNVKNNAQKEVIESLLPMIDHFEKARQQIVPQTDKEKKIDISYQGIYKQFVETLRSWRVSAVATVGRPFDPSLHEAVAREESQEIKEGIVIQELRRGFLLGERLLRPARVKVSKGPGRKSSRTIDGKQQPAAAAGVDEH, encoded by the exons ATGGCAGCTTTTGCTCTCTCAAATTACACTCTCTTTTCTCCTCGTCCTTCTTCCCcattcctttcttcttcctctaaaACCCTAGATTCCACATCCCCTTTTCACCaacctcttcctcttcttcataATCCTCGCCATCGCTCTCGTCTTTGTGACCCATTATTTAGTTTCTCTCCCACCTCCTCTTCTTCTCCACTTACACGTTCTTTCGCACCCTGTCTTTCTGCTCATAGTTCTGTTGCCAAT GTAAACAACGAAGAGGATGATGGAAAAGCTGTGGAAAAAGATGGATATAAGTTTGATGGATCTAGTTTGCAGACCCTCATCGAGGTGTACCGAGAAGCTTTTCTCGATGGAGATCAGAAGACTGTTTCTGAAGTCGAGGcaagaataaaaataattggGAGGGAGAAGGATGAGTTGTCCCGGAAATTGTCGAATATATTGACGGAGATGACGTCTGGGAAAGAGAAATATATACGCTTACAAGCTGACTTTGATAATTTTAGGAAAAGATCAGAAAAAGAACAACATAATGTGAAGAATAATGCTCAAAAGGAGGTTATTGAGAGCCTATTACCAATGATCGACCATTTTGAGAAAGCTAGACAACAAATTGTTCCTCAAACTGACAAGGAGAAGAAGATTGACATAAGTTACCAGGGAATATACAAGCAATTTGTGGAGACGTTGAGGAGCTGGCGTGTCTCGGCCGTTGCCACAGTAGGAAGACCATTTGATCCCTCG TTACATGAAGCTGTAGCACGAGAGGAGTCGCAGGAGATAAAGGAAGGGATCGTTATTCAAGAATTAAGACGTGGGTTTTTGCTCGGTGAACGACTTCTAAGACCAGCAAGAGTAAAAGTTTCAAAAGGTCCCGGTAGGAAGAGTTCTCGCACAATCGACGGGAAGCAACAACCTGCAGCTGCTGCTGGAGTAGATGAACACTGA
- the LOC103488420 gene encoding RHOMBOID-like protein 8: MASGASDFKMHIPSKPPLPPPPPPPPPPPPLPPFSTEISENLDELKIPFFKSSSRRPRGDTCVVSFFVLLHIVAFIAMMLVNDCWSNSHQECAFGVLGRMSFQPLAENPLLGPSASTLEKMGGLQRKSLTEYRQIWRLFTFPCMHAGLIHLVVNLGSVIFVGIQLEHEYGPVRTGIIYLLSAYTGTLVAALFAQNSPSVGSSGALFGLLGAMISGIIRNWKLYTDRFLALGSVLAVFAINFGLGLLPYIDNFANVGGLASGVLLGFTILFTLQHRQEKAQTKGYSLSYSFKNYFNLKMKQKLDKPILRSTSLLLFALLFCGSLIGVSFEFDLNKYCIWCRYIDCVPFKKWHCKDVAFSCATMVSDRELTLTCLTTGNFKVYPFSDISQSRINDLCGLICS; encoded by the exons ATGGCGTCGGGAGCTTCTGATTTCAAGATGCACATTCCAAGTAAGCCCCCGctgccaccaccaccaccaccaccacctccTCCTCCTCCCCTCCCGCCGTTCTCCACTGAGATTTCAGAAAACTTGGACGAATTGAAGATTCCGTTCTTCAAATCGAGCTCTCGGAGGCCAAGAGGTGATACCTGTGTTGTCTCCTTCTTCGTGCTTCTCCATATTGTGGCGTTCATCGCCATGATGTTGGTTAATGATTGCTGGTCTAATTCTCATCAAGAATGCGCGTTTGGAGTGCTCGGAAGGATGTCGTTTCAGCCACTTGCGGAGAATCCTCTTCTTGGCCCTTCCGCTTCCAC GCTAGAGAAAATGGGAGGTCTTCAGCGAAAGAGCTTGACCGAATATCGACAAATTTGGCGTCTGTTTACATTTCCTTGTATGCATGCTGGACTCATCCACCTTGTGGTTAATCTTGGCAGCGTTATCTTTGTAGGGATTCAATTAGAACATGAGTATGGACCAG TAAGGACTGGGATTATCTATCTACTCTCTGCTTATACTGGCACCTTGGTGGCTGCACTTTTTGCTCAAAACAGCCCATCGGTTGGTTCATCTGGAGCTCTATTTGGTCTACTTGGAGCTATGATTTCTGGGATAATAAGGAACTGGAAACTTTACACTGATAGA TTTTTAGCTCTGGGATCAGTTCTTGCTGTCTTTGCTATCAATTTCGGACTTGGCCTGCTACCTTACATAGACAATTTTGCGAATGTTGGAGGCTTGGCGTCGGGAGTACTTCTCGGTTTCACTATTTTGTTCACTCTGCAGCATAGACAAGAAAAGGCTCAAACTAAAGGATACTCTTTGAGTTATAGTTTCAAGAAttatttcaatttgaaaatgaaacagAAGCTGGATAAACCGATCCTGAGAAGCACGTCTCTTCTTCTCTTCGCTCTTTT ATTTTGCGGATCTCTAATTGGAGTTTCTTTTGAATTTGACTTGAACAAGTATTGCATATGGTGTCGCTACATCGACTGTGTTCCATTCAAGAAATGGCACTGCAAGGATGTGGCATTTTCTTGTGCG ACAATGGTGAGCGATCGAGAACTGACATTGACATGCTTGACTACTGGCAACTTCAAGGTATACCCTTTCTCTGATATCTCCCAATCGCGGATAAACGACTTGTGTGGTCTCATATGTTCATAA